A single genomic interval of Spinacia oleracea cultivar Varoflay chromosome 6, BTI_SOV_V1, whole genome shotgun sequence harbors:
- the LOC110786552 gene encoding G-type lectin S-receptor-like serine/threonine-protein kinase At1g11330, whose protein sequence is MIPVYAFFLLYIFPLGLEFCSAINSITPTQFLKDPEAIVSNNTLFRLGFFSPSDSSNRYVGIWYNHPSIKEVIWVANRNNPITDSNGVLKLSVDGNLQVFNGRNQTVWSSNHTLHASKFSVAQLSDYGELLVQASNTSSKNGSTIWQSFRHPVDSVLPNMGFVLDPNSDLKRVLQAWRSFSDPSDGRFSIGTNSLDLFQLIIWDGDRPHWRSGPWNGNIFIGTRYHNTGFGNILVNTGSFTQDEIGGMSSLVFAGANETLMSHYVLTNKGTIEQRWWDDSSKSWRISWKAPDNVCDTYGKCGEFGNCRPRSSPICSCLKGFEPKNKEEWKRGNWTRGCERRVQLKCGKQDGSKQDGFLRLKMMKVPENAEKMTGMSIDQCRSACLTNCSCIAYAYDILITCLTWSQNLIDVADLSPGGVDLYLRLAQSELSNKLNVKAIVAVSVISGLTLVVVAAVIWFMWRRCRSRGNVPPLPVTKFHKKKETPDPFVFGDKSQVTIDDLEIIKFEKLDEATDSFHQKNLLGTGGFGQVYKGKLEDGQEIAVKRLSRASGQGTEEFMNEVALISKLQHRNLVRLLGCCVDGEERMLIYEYMPNKSLDAFLFDPEKRKCLDWQTCFNIIEGVCRGLLYLHRDSRLKIIHRDLKASNILLDKNLNPKISDFGMARIFGGNQDQASTQRVVGTYGYMSPEYAMEGHFSEKSDVFSLGVLLIEIVSGKKNNNFWCREDSLSLLGYAWKLWSEDDIISLVDPSISGAPFQAETVRCMHVGLLCVQQLAKDRPNMSTVISMLVRDIMDLPNPKQPGFIQRQTASDTGSYQMSEQTSSTNDVTVTALSPR, encoded by the exons atgattccaGTATATGCATTTTTTCTTCTTTACATATTTCCACTTGGTTTAGAGTTCTGCTCTGCCATAAACAGCATAACACCAACCCAGTTTTTGAAAGACCCAGAAGCAATAGTCTCCAACAACACCCTTTTCAGACTAGGATTTTTTAGTCCATCTGATTCGAGCAATCGGTATGTTGGTATCTGGTATAATCATCCTTCTATAAAGGAAGTCATATGGGTAGCTAACAGGAACAATCCCATCACTGATTCTAATGGAGTCCTTAAGTTATCAGTTGATGGGAATCTTCAAGTTTTTAATGGAAGAAACCAGACAGTTTGGTCATCCAATCACACCCTTCATGCATCAAAATTCTCGGTTGCTCAACTTTCGGATTATGGAGAACTTCTTGTTCAAGCATCAAACACAAGTAGTAAAAACGGGTCAACCATATGGCAGAGTTTTCGTCACCCTGTAGACTCAGTTTTACCAAACATGGGGTTTGTTCTTGACCCGAATTCTGATTTGAAGCGGGTCCTGCAAGCTTGGAGAAGCTTTTCAGACCCATCAGATGGAAGGTTCTCTATTGGTACTAATTCTTTAGACTTATTCCAGCTTATCATATGGGATGGAGATCGGCCACATTGGAGAAGTGGTCCTTGGAATGGCAACATTTTCATTGGAACAAGATACCATAACACTGGCTTTGGTAATATCTTGGTTAATACTGGGTCATTCACACAAGATGAAATTGGTGGAATGAGTTCCCTGGTTTTTGCTGGTGCGAATGAGACTTTGATGTCACATTATGTATTGACTAATAAAGGAACAATAGAACAAAGATGGTGGGATGATAGCAGTAAGAGTTGGAGGATTTCATGGAAAGCCCCAGATAATGTTTGTGATACATATGGGAAATGTGGGGAATTCGGGAATTGCAGACCTCGTAGTTCGCCCATTTGTAGTTGTTTGAAAGGTTTTGAGCCGAAAAACAAGGAGGAATGGAAGAGAGGAAATTGGACAAGAGGGTGTGAAAGAAGAGTGCAATTGAAATGTGGCAAACAGGATGGAAGCAAACAAGATGGGTTTCTGAGATTAAAGATGATGAAAGTGCCAGAAAATGCTGAAAAGATGACGGGAATGAGCATAGATCAGTGCAGAAGTGCATGCCTTACAAATTGTTCTTGTATAGCTTATGCATATGATATCCTGATCACATGTTTGACATGGAGTCAGAACTTGATCGATGTTGCAGACCTTTCCCCTGGCGGGGTTGATCTCTACCTCCGGCTTGCACAATCAGAGCTAA gtaATAAGTTAAATGTCAAAGCAATAGTTGCAGTTAGTGTAATTTCAGGATTAACATTAGTTGTAGTTGCTGCTGTCATATGGTTCATGTGGAGGAGATGTCGATCAAGAGGTAATGTTCCACCTCTACCAGTCACGAAATTTCACAAGAAAAAAGAAACACCAGACCCGTTTGTATTCGGAGACAAAAGCCAAGTTACGATAGATGACTTGGAAATAATAAAATTCGAAAAGCTGGACGAAGCAACAGACAGCTTCCATCAGAAAAACTTGCTAGGTACTGGTGGATTTGGCCAAGTATACAAG GGAAAACTGGAAGATGGTCAAGAAATAGCAGTAAAACGACTATCAAGAGCATCTGGACAAGGCACAGAAGAATTTATGAATGAGGTCGCATTGATTTCAAAACTTCAACACCGAAATCTAGTCAGACTGCTGGGATGCTGTGTTGATGGAGAAGAGAGGATGCTGATATATGAATACATGCCAAATAAAAGCTTGGATGCATTTCTATTTG ATCCAGAAAAGCGCAAGTGTTTAGACTGGCAGACATGCTTCAACATTATAGAAGGGGTATGTCGAGGCCTACTTTACCTTCACAGAGATTCAAGATTAAAAATCATCCACAGAGACCTCAAAGCAAGCAATATATTGCTGGACAAAAACCTCAATCCAAAAATTTCTGATTTTGGGATGGCTAGAATTTTCGGGGGAAACCAGGATCAAGCTAGTACTCAGAGGGTTGTTGGAACATA TGGCTACATGTCTCCAGAATATGCAATGGAAGGACACTTTTCTGAAAAATCAGATGTTTTCAGCCTCGGTGTGTTACTAATTGAGATAGTAAGCGGAAAAAAGAATAACAACTTCTGGTGCCGGGAGGATTCCCTGAGTCTCTTAGGATAT GCCTGGAAATTGTGGAGTGAGGACGATATCATTTCATTGGTTGATCCATCAATTTCTGGTGCACCCTTCCAAGCTGAGACTGTAAGATGCATGCATGTGGGACTATTGTGTGTGCAACAACTTGCTAAAGACAGGCCAAACATGTCAACAGTCATCTCCATGCTTGTAAGGGATATAATGGATCTTCCGAATCCAAAACAACCAGGCTTTATTCAACGTCAGACGGCGTCTGATACAGGGTCATATCAGATGTCTGAACAAACTTCTTCCACAAATGATGTTACCGTTACAGCTTTGAGTCCCCGATAG
- the LOC110786543 gene encoding G-type lectin S-receptor-like serine/threonine-protein kinase At1g11300, whose protein sequence is MKPMSYLNAVLLFFSYFNLRDSTANDSITMEKFIRDGETIVSSNGTFKLAFFSPTNSTNRYVGIWYNKLTVVDVVWVANRNNPLNDSSGIFKISEDGNLQVLNGQKEILWHTNVTQRDSNSSKAQLLESGNLVYLSSNSTILWQSFDHPTNTIFPKLSMIFNKDNYKIPLLQSWRSPSDPSTGRFSFRFDSVVLPEFIIWNGDRLYWRSGPWNGNMFIGIQVNYPNFHSHGVSLQNDGQGTVTLTYLNPENSLSNIELDHKGNFIQQYWDDANGKWKVWWQAPENECGFYGKCGKFGSCNSLQFPVCRCLKGFHPKNSKEWGKGNWSSGCTRRTQLQCGIQGAKDDVFLRLKMMKVPANTEWLPGFDEGACRSNCLRNCSCLAYGYDIGVGCMSWSGNLIDTQQFSSSGVDLYLRLASSELGNNSKSKTIILAAGISGTATVVAIIYFLWKTKSKQGKKSENYKALLNMLGNSKALFNLEELSFFEFKKLATATDNFQESNKIGEGGFGQVFWGKLPDGQEIAVKRLSETSRQGLEEFLNEAAVISKLQHRNLVKLLGCCVEEEDKMLIYEYMPNKSLDCFLFDSRKQEILDWEKRFKIIGGVCRGLLYLHRDSILKIIHRDLKASNILLDENLNPKIADFGMARVFGSNQDQANTRRVVGTYGYMSPEYAMEGRFSEKSDVFSLGVLILEIVSGKKNTRFWDEERSLSLLGYAWKLWNQEEIILLIDSMIIYDSCFHEEIIRCMHVALLCVQEFPKDRPTITTIISMIQSEIADLPCPKQPGFTLSQFHTDKGSSQQGQERGSSNTVSITTMSLTYPRLRICTANDSITTENPLRDGETIVSGDGTFKLAFFGSPNSTDRYVGIWYNKVSVMKVVWVANRNNPLNDSSGILKISEGNLQITFMEKPIQYWDDANGNWKVLWQNPENECGFYGKCGEFGGCNHLQNPICRCLEGFLPKNKQEWDKGNWSRGCTRRTQLQCGIEGAKEDGFMRLKKMKVPAQTEWSAGLDEDGCRSHCLGNCSCLAYAYDIGVGCMSWTTNLIDTVEFSTSGVDLNLRLAHSELSNNRKLKAIIAVTGVSGTATLVAFIYFLWNKKVKQAGKKSEHYKALLNMLGKSKAQVIEELSFFEFKKLAIATNDFHESNKLGEGGFGQVFWGKLADGQEIAVKRLSLTSRQGMEEFLNEAAVVLKLQHRNLVKLLGCCVEEEEEKLLVYEYMPNKSLDAFLFDPEKQKLLDWKIRFVIIRGICRGLLYLHRDSRLRIIHRDLKVSNILLDEDLNPKIADFGMARIFGGNQDQAKTKRLVGTYGYMSPEYAMEGRFSEKSDVFSFGVLLLEIVSGKKNSRSWDEEQSSSLLGYAWKLWNQGNIVLLADSVIYDPCFHDEIIRCIQVALLCVQEFPKDRPDITMVISMIQSEIANLPSPKQPGFTLGHSHTSQGSSQQGHESSSSNNISITTISAR, encoded by the exons ATGAAACCAATGTCATATCTTAATGCTGtacttcttttcttttcttactTCAATCTAAGAGATTCTACGGCTAATGACAGCATTACAATGGAAAAGTTCATTAGAGACGGAGAAACAATAGTCTCTAGCAATGGTACTTTCAAACTGGCATTTTTCAGCCCAACAAACTCAACAAATCGCTATGTCGGTATCTGGTACAACAAACTTACTGTGGTGGATGTAGTTTGGGTTGCTAACAGGAACAATCCACTGAATGACTCTTCTGGTATATTCAAGATCTCAGAGGATGGAAATCTCCAGGTATTAAATGGTCAGAAAGAAATCCTTTGGCACACAAATGTCACACAAAGGGACAGTAATTCGTCAAAAGCCCAGCTTTTAGAATCTGGAAACCTAGTATATCTCAGTTCCAACAGTACAATTTTATGGCAGAGCTTTGATCACCCCACCAATActatttttccaaaactaaGTATGATTTTCAACAAAGACAATTATAAAATTCCACTTTTACAGTCATGGAGAAGTCCATCAGATCCATCTACAGGAAGGTTCTCTTTTCGATTTGACTCTGTTGTTCTACCTGAATTTATAATATGGAATGGTGATCGTCTATATTGGAGAAGCGGCCCTTGGAATGGTAACATGTTTATCGGAATACAAGTTAATTACCCTAACTTCCATAGTCATGGAGTGAGTCTTCAGAACGATGGCCAGGGAACCGTTACACTAACTTATTTGAACCCTGAGAATTCTTTGTCAAACATTGAATTAGACCACAAAGGAAACTTTATACAACAGTACTGGGATGATGCTAATGGAAAATGGAAAGTTTGGTGGCAGGCTCCAGAAAATGAGTGTGGTTTTTATGGGAAGTGTGGCAAATTTGGAAGCTGCAATTCTCTGCAGTTTCCAGTTTGTAGATGTCTGAAAGGCTTTCACCCAAAGAACAGTAAAGAGTGGGGAAAAGGAAACTGGAGCAGTGGGTGTACGCGAAGGACTCAACTACAATGTGGAATTCAAGGTGCAAAAGATGATGTGTTTCTGAGGTTAAAGATGATGAAAGTACCAGCAAATACTGAGTGGTTACCAGGATTCGATGAAGGGGCTTGCAGAAGCAACTGCTTGAGAAATTGTTCATGTTTAGCTTACGGGTATGATATAGGGGTGGGTTGTATGTCCTGGAGTGGAAACTTGATTGACACACAACAGTTTTCCTCTAGTGGGGTGGATCTTTACCTTCGCCTGGCATCCTCAGAGCTAG GTAATAACAGTAAGTCAAAAACAATTATATTAGCAGCAGGAATTTCAGGGACTGCCACAGTGGTAGCCATCATATACTTCTTGTGGAAGACGAAGTCTAAACAAG GAAAGAAAAGTGAAAACTATAAAGCATTGTTGAATATGCTTGGAAACAGTAAAGCCCTATTCAACCTCGAAGAACTATCATTCTTCGAGTTTAAGAAGCTGGCTACAGCAACAGACAACTTTCAGGAAAGCAACAAGATAGGAGAAGGTGGTTTTGGCCAAGTTTTCTGG GGAAAATTGCCAGATGGTCAAGAAATAGCAGTAAAAAGACTATCAGAAACTTCTCGCCAGGGTCTGGAAGAGTTTCTTAATGAAGCAGCAGTTATTTCTAAGCTCCAGCATCGTAACCTCGTCAAACTTCTTGGTTGCTGTGTTGAAGAAGAAGATAAAATGTTGATATACGAATACATGCCAAACAAAAGCTTGGACTGTTTTTTGTTTG ACTCACGAAAACAAGAAATTCTAGACTGGGAGAAACGCTTCAAAATCATTGGAGGAGTATGTCGAGGTCTCCTTTACCTCCACCGGGACTCCATACTAAAGATAATTCACCGAGATCTAAAAGCCAGCAATATTTTGCTTGATGAAAACTTGAACCCAAAAATTGCAGACTTTGGTATGGCAAGGGTCTTTGGAAGCAACCAAGATCAAGCCAACACTAGAAGAGTAGTTGGAACATA TGGTTATATGTCTCCTGAATACGCAATGGAAGGTCGTTTTTCTGAAAAATCAGATGTATTTAGCCTTGGAGTATTGATATTGGAAATTGTGAGTGGAAAAAAGAATACCAGGTTTTGGGATGAGGAGCGGTCCTTGAGCCTCTTAGGCTAT GCGTGGAAACTCTGGAACCAGGAGGAAATCATTTTGCTGATTGACTCAATGATAATTTATGACTCATGCTTTCACGAGGAGATCATAAGGTGCATGCATGTTGCCCTTTTGTGCGTACAAGAATTCCCAAAAGACAGGCCAACTATTACCACAATTATCTCAATGATCCAGAGTGAAATAGCAGACCTACCATGTCCAAAGCAGCCTGGCTTCACTCTCAGCCAATTTCATACCGATAAAGGGTCCTCTCAACAAGGGCAAGAAAGAGGTTCTTCAAATACAGTTTCTATCACAACTATGAGT CTCACCTATCCACG TTTAAGAATTTGCACGGCTAATGACAGCATTACAACAGAAAACCCCCTCAGAGATGGAGAAACTATAGTCTCTGGTGATGGTACTTTCAAGCTGGCATTTTTCGGCTCACCAAACTCTACTGATCGCTATGTCGGTATCTGGTACAATAAAGTTTCTGTGATGAAAGTAGTTTGGGTTGCTAACAGGAACAACCCACTGAATGACTCTTCTGGTATACTCAAGATCTCAGAGGGCAATCTTCAG ATTACATTCATGGAGAAGCCAATCCAGTACTGGGATGATGCTAATGGCAATTGGAAAGTTTTGTGGCAGAACCCAGAAAATGAGTGTGGTTTCTACGGAAAGTGTGGCGAATTTGGAGGCTGCAACCATCTACAAAATCCAATTTGTAGATGTCTAGAGGGTTTCCTCCCAAAGAACAAGCAAGAGTGGGACAAAGGAAACTGGAGCAGAGGTTGTACACGAAGAACTCAACTACAATGTGGAATTGAAGGTGCTAAAGAGGACGGGTTTATGAGGTTGAAGAAGATGAAAGTGCCTGCACAAACTGAGTGGTCCGCTGGGTTAGATGAAGACGGTTGCAGAAGCCACTGTTTAGGAAACTGTTCATGCTTAGCTTACGCATATGATATAGGTGTGGGGTGTATGTCTTGGACCACAAACTTGATCGACACAGTAGAGTTTTCTACCAGTGGGGTAGATCTTAACCTCCGTCTGGCACACTCAGAACTAA GTAATAACAGAAAATTGAAAGCAATTATAGCAGTAACAGGAGTTTCAGGGACCGCCACGCTAGTAGCTTTCATATACTTCTTGTGGAACAAGAAGGTTAAACAAG CAGGAAAGAAAAGTGAACACTATAAAGCATTGCTGAATATGCTTGGAAAAAGTAAAGCCCAAGTCATCGAAGAGTTGTCTTTCTTTGAGTTTAAGAAACTGGCTATAGCAACAAACGACTTTCATGAAAGCAACAAGCTAGGAGAAGGTGGTTTTGGCCAAGTGTTCTGG GGGAAATTGGCAGATGGTCAAGAAATAGCAGTAAAAAGGTTATCACTTACTTCTCGCCAAGGTATGGAAGAGTTTCTGAATGAAGCAGCAGTTGTTTTAAAGCTCCAGCATCGGAATCTTGTCAAACTTCTTGGTTGCTgtgttgaagaagaagaagaaaaactgTTAGTTTACGAATACATGCCAAACAAAAGTTTGGACGCTTTTCTGTTTG ATCCAGAAAAGCAGAAACTTCTCGACTGGAAAATACGCTTTGTAATTATCAGAGGAATATGCCGAGGTCTCCTATACCTTCACCGAGATTCCAGACTAAGGATAATTCATAGAGATCTAAAAGTCAGCAATATTCTGCTTGATGAAGACTTAAACCCAAAAATTGCAGATTTTGGGATGGCAAGGATCTTTGGAGGCAACCAAGATCAAGCCAAGACTAAAAGATTAGTAGGAACATA TGGCTATATGTCTCCTGAATACGCAATGGAAGGGCGTTTTTCAGAAAAATCAGATGTATTTAGCTTCGGAGTATTGCTACTGGAGATTGTAAGTGGGAAAAAGAATAGCAGATCTTGGGACGAAGAGCAGTCCTCGAGCCTCTTAGGCTAT GCTTGGAAACTGTGGAACCAAGGGAACATAGTTTTGCTAGCTGACTCAGTGATTTATGACCCATGCTTCCACGATGAGATCATAAGGTGCATACAAGTAGCCCTATTGTGTGTACAAGAATTTCCGAAAGACAGGCCAGATATTACCATGGTTATCTCTATGATACAAAGTGAAATAGCAAATCTACCAAGTCCAAAGCAGCCTGGCTTCACTCTCGGCCATTCTCATACAAGTCAAGGGTCCTCTCAACAAGGGCACGAAAGTAGCTCTTCAAATAATATTTCTATCACAACTATAAGTGCTCGGTAA